The Phycisphaeraceae bacterium genome segment CTCAATGTAGTCATTCGACTCAACGATCGGAGCCGTGCTTGGGTTGCCGCGAACTGTCGAGAGCCGATACGTCGTCGTGCGAGCCATCTGCCCTTCGCCGCGAGTGATCGAGATCTCATGGTCAATGATACTTCCGGCTGTGATGACACTCCCCGCGGACGTGAGCAATTGCATGAGCGTCATCCTCCCGGAGGGCGGAAGGGTGTACACGCCGGGGCGCGCGACCGAACCACCGACGTAGACCTGTCCCGGCAACTCCTGCGGGGCCGGCGCTGCCGTTGAGCCGACGCGCAGCGCCACGAGTTGCTCGCCAAGCGAACGAATCGCCTCCGTCTGCGCGGATTGCGCCCGCCACATCTGCACCGACACCGCCGCCAGCATGAGCAGCACCACGATCATGAGCACGAGGTTCATCTTCTGGAGCATGCGCTCCTCCTTTCTCGCAATCCGCACGCAGGCGCGGCGGATGGAATCGACATCGCCGAATCGCCGCCGCGCCAGGTCGTGCGCCGCGGCGGCGTCATGCCCGTCCGCCGCCAGTTCCTCCTCCAGCCGGGCCAGGTGAAACGTGAACTCATCCTCCAGGTCGCGCGACAGATCCTCATCCGATCGAGGGTCAGGCGTCGGCAGCCAGGGGCGGATGAGATGGCGCAGGGGGAGGGGCATGGGGCGTGAGGAAGCAGGCATTAGGCATTAGGCATTAGGCATTAGGCACTAGGCACTGGGCTCAGGGATTGGGTTGTCGGTTGTCGGAACGCAGCACTCAGCACTCCACACAACGCCGATGGTGGGCCTCGAAGACTCGACCGACCCTACACACAACTCGGAACTCGGAACTCGGAACCCGGAACTCACTCAGCACTCAGCACTCCCCTCTCCCTCGGCGTCCCCATCACGCGCCCGATGGCGGTGGAGAGGTCGCGCCAGAGGTCGGTCTCGGTGCGCAGTTTCTCGCGGCCTTCGCCGGTGAGCGAGTAGAACTTGGCCCGGCGGTTGTTCTCGCTGGGGCGCCAGTCGCTGCGCAGGAAGCCGCGCTTCTCCAAGCGATGCAGCGCGGGATACAACGAACCCTCCTCGACAATAAGCACTTCCTCCGACATCTGCCGAATGCGGCGGGCGATGCCGTAGCCGTGGTTCGACCCGCCTGTCTCAAGCACGCGCAGGATCATCATGTCCAGCGTGCCCTGGAGGAGTTCGGGGGACGTCGAGGATGGTCGGGCGGTGCGCGGTGGCATGGCGTTTCCCCTTGTCATACGAGGGGAGCGTACCGCGCATCCCTAGAATGTCAATGGGTCAGATTGAGAGAACGCTTCGCCGTCTTGAACGATTTGAACGATTTTTCTTCCCCGACCCGAATCCAACCCCAGCCCGACGCCGAAACCACGGGCGTCCACGGCACGTCCGCCGTGGCACGCGGGAACCACCCGCGAACCACATCCATCGCGATTCTGAAGGAGCAACGTCATGCCACGTTCACGCGCTGTTCTTGCGCTCACCTGCGGCGCCCTCATCACCGGCACTCTCGCCGCCGCCTCGAATGACCCCTGGAGCACCTCGTGCAGCAGCGCCAAGAGCGCGCCGGAGTCGGTGCAGTGGGCCATTCCCGCCGAAGCCGGCGACATCATCGACACCGCGGTCGGCGCGGGGAAGTTCAACACCCTGGCCGCGGCCCTCAAGGCGGCGGGTCTGATTGACGCCCTCAAGGGGCCAGGACCCTTCACGGTGTTCGCCCCGACTGATGAGGCGTTCGCCAAGCTGCCCAAGGGCACGGTGGAGAACCTGCTGAAGCCGGAGAACAAGGCGCTTCTCACCTCGATTCTGACGTACCACGTGGTGTCGGGTAAGGCGCCTGCATCAGCCGTCATCAGCAGGAACGGCTGGATCACGCTGAGCGGCCAGCGGATCGACATCGCCATCAGCAACGGCAAGGTGATGGTGGATAATGCCGCCGTCA includes the following:
- a CDS encoding PadR family transcriptional regulator, which produces MPPRTARPSSTSPELLQGTLDMMILRVLETGGSNHGYGIARRIRQMSEEVLIVEEGSLYPALHRLEKRGFLRSDWRPSENNRRAKFYSLTGEGREKLRTETDLWRDLSTAIGRVMGTPRERGVLSAE
- a CDS encoding fasciclin domain-containing protein; the protein is MPRSRAVLALTCGALITGTLAAASNDPWSTSCSSAKSAPESVQWAIPAEAGDIIDTAVGAGKFNTLAAALKAAGLIDALKGPGPFTVFAPTDEAFAKLPKGTVENLLKPENKALLTSILTYHVVSGKAPASAVISRNGWITLSGQRIDIAISNGKVMVDNAAVTQADIMASNGVIHVIDTVILPETKNIVEIASGAKTFGTLLAAVKAAGLADVLMGEGPFTVLAPTDEAFSKLPPGTVESLLKPENREKLVAILTYHVIPGRAYAKDAVAAETAATIEGSKVRFRVVDGRLTASGANVVATDIEASNGVIHVIDAVIMPGLN